Within the Scleropages formosus chromosome 8, fSclFor1.1, whole genome shotgun sequence genome, the region tgctggcccAAATCATTGACCATCCAGCAGACTTCAGCGagtgcagcgcagcgcagccgCGTCACACCCGCGTCACCTGACCTCGTGCTCATCAGTCCTACCATATCAAACCCCATCGATCCGTATTGATTCCTATCGGTCCCTATCAATCTGTACTCATCCCTATTGGTCCCTATTCATATCATACTTATACCTGTAAGGCCCTACTACCCATATTCATGCTGATCGGTCCTTATCGATCCCTAATAATTGCTATGGGTCCCTATCAATCCCTACTCATTCTCATAGGAAATTATCGATCAAAACTCGCCCCTGTTGGTCCCTATCGACCCCTACTGATTCCGATCCGTGCCTATCGATTCCCGCTCATCCCTATTGGTTTCATTGATCTATACTGCTCCCTCTTGGTCTCTATCAATCGCTAATGATCTCGCAGGTGGAACAAAGGCGGCAAAGCGTGACCTTTGGCGGGGGAGGTCACATATTAACACTGGGATTGTCCATAGCTAATTTTAGCCAAGGACAACAAGGCGGTGGTGCGCTCTTGTTACCTCTCACTGCAGGTGTTTATTAATAGCATTGTGCAGCATGCAGGGATCTGTGCCCGCAGACACTGACgatctttttctctctcacacacacacacctgctgggCCTGATATCAGCTCACTGAAATGTGTGCTGGCAGCGGGTGTGAAGGCAGCAGGGCCTCAGTGCCAGTGCAGACAGCTGACGTGCATCGGACACGGATGTGCACAGCGACACGCACACGACACAGAGAAGACAGAAAGGCGAGggaacagcagacagacagacagacagacacacaagacCAGAAAAGCACATCTGACCACACAACCAGAGAAAGAGTATCTCaaagcagagacacacacatacacacagtcccTTGGGCAATGAGAAGGGACGTGAGGACAAGCTCTTGACCTACCTTGACCACAGAGTGGACTCAGCGGCAACAGGGGAGGCGAGACGCGCTCACAGCACAATGACGACTGTTGCGGCAACGAGGCCTTTATAGGGCAGAGAAGGCATGTGTGTGCAGGGGGTCCTTaccagagatggagagagagagagagcgagcgagcgaggggcCACGGGGGGGATTAGGGGGGAATTTTGGGAGGAAGATGACAGACTGCATTGTAATAAGAGAAAGGGATTAAGGGAGAGATGTTGACTTCACTGCTGAAACAGGAGAGGGGGGACAGGTGAAGGAACCCAGAGACGGGGACTAAATAAACCCATCTGTCCACCTCTCGGTCCACTCACAGTGAACCCCGTCCCTAACATGCTCACACAGCTGCACGTGCTGGCGGCAGCATTGTTACTAGACCGTTGATGCTACGGCGAGCCACCGGATCGGACCTGGACACTCAGAAAATTTGCTAGACTGCTCATGGGCAGAGACCGACGCTCGGGTGGTCGATCAAGTTTTTAGCAAAGTTGATGAGATGGACCATAGAGCAGGTGGGGCTAAGAGCTGCTCGACACGCCTCCCGCGCTTGGAAGGAGGAGCTTAAGGATGGAACTAGAGAATTGACACTAAACAGAACTTGTCCGTCGGGCTGTGGATGAGGAAGAGCAAGAGGGAGAAAAGGACCACTTGAGCCGCACTGTACAAAAAGATCTTTATTGGGAGAAAAGAATCCGCACATGTCGCTGTGCGTCACAGACGTGTCACTCGCATAGTCACCGTGAGcacctggggggaggggtggtggggacagagaaagagagagtgtatgAGGTGTTGTTCCCAAGCGTCcagctgacacatttacatCAACGGTCGCcagagctacttgctgtgcaCAAACAGAGCAGCCCAACAAGCGAACGTGCTAGAATCTCCCCTCCCTCCCGATACACTGGAAGCCTGCAGGAATCCCACTCCCGAAGCCGAGCTGTGGCACGACGCACCTCTGTGGTCACGTTGAACTGAGCCGAGCTCTTCTCCGGGTCCACGCAGAGGGGGAAGAAGCAGTCCAGGTGGAACAGGGAGGGGCGAGCGGTCAGCACCAACCTGTCCTCACCCAGGTCCAGAACCAGGGACCGAGACGACCGCTGCGGCACACAAGGAGGCGGAGGGAGCGTGCCTGAGGACCACGTGTGCAACCCACTGAGACCGGAGCTCCGTATCAGGGAGAACGGCACATGCACCGCCCTCCGTGGAAGAAGCTAGGAACTCACCACCCCTGGAAGCTGAATCTCTGCAATGAGGTGCTCTGGCTCACCAGCAGGGGGCTCCACCAGCAGACAGAACTCTGGCCTGGAGAGGCAGCCACATGTTAGCCACAAAAGCAGCAGATCCAAATCCAGAAAGTGTGTTGATAGAAAGGGGACTGTAACCCGTCGAGCGAACCGCGTACGCGTAGCAGCGCGCGTCGCCATGACTACACAGGTCTCCGGACGACAGAGGTGTCGAGACAAACGGAGGCGAAGAGGAAACGAAAGAGGAGATGAGCTGCGTCGTACCGTTGGGCTGCAGGTGGCGCTGCGAGCTGCTCTCTATGaacaggatgggggggggggggggacaaaaaaaaaaaaaaaaacagcttgttGACTGAGTCCAGCTGTCTGAGAGAGGCAGACACACGACTGCAGACTGACTACACGGAGAGCAACACATCATGGCTCAACTTTCCCCAGAAGGCCAGCTGACAGGACCAGGAAAGGCTCTTACCCCGGACTGAGCTCCCGGATGATGGGCTTGCTTTGGGTCCGGATGTTCTGGTTGTTGACGGAACCAAGAAACTTGCGGTTCTTCAGCATCTTCCACTCTGAAACGCAGAGAAAGGACAGGAGGACCACAGTCCCATTTGCACTTGCAGATTTCACACAGCCCCGCGTGTCCGCAAAGGCGTCCTGTCCGACCGCTGACCGCACCTCGACTGAGCTCCAGGCTGTACTTGTTCTCGAGGCCCTCCAGAGACACGGCAACGACAAACTGCAGGAAAAGCTGCTCTCTCTGGAAAGACaccgggagagagagagggactgAAGAGGACAAAGGGGGACACAGGAGCGCAGAGACAGGAGATGCCGGCTGAAACACACCTGACATTTCTCCAAGAACTCACTGTTGATGACGACGTCGTAGGCTGTGCAGCCCTGGGAGTCTGAGACAAAACGAAAATGTCTGAGGTTGGAGACATTTGTACTGAGCCCATACCACATTTACACTGGacagaaaagtgtaaaaaccTGCACTCGTAAATGAGAGGGCGAAAGGTGAAGTCGCTCACTGGGAAACTTTAGCTTCTGTCACTTTAGAACAAATCTACTGGACTATAAACATCTATTGGTTTGTTTGTGTACTGAAGTGCCACCCGTCCCACTCTCACTGTTGTCCAGCTCAGCGTGAGGCTCGCCGAGGCTCATGGGAACTTTGTAGCCTGTGGGGTCGTCCGACTGGAGGAGATCCAGGAGC harbors:
- the pih1d1 gene encoding PIH1 domain-containing protein 1; translation: MERDSSLVSAELERRQQEALYEQLVMQTMGGLQNRGADSRVIKPEPGFCVKTFSVPDKQKVFVNICQSPAIPPPPHLSKQELLDLLQSDDPTGYKVPMSLGEPHAELDNNSQGCTAYDVVINSEFLEKCQREQLFLQFVVAVSLEGLENKYSLELSREWKMLKNRKFLGSVNNQNIRTQSKPIIRELSPGEQLAAPPAAQRPEFCLLVEPPAGEPEHLIAEIQLPGVRSSRSLVLDLGEDRLVLTARPSLFHLDCFFPLCVDPEKSSAQFNVTTEVLTVTMRVTRL